Proteins from a single region of Xyrauchen texanus isolate HMW12.3.18 chromosome 7, RBS_HiC_50CHRs, whole genome shotgun sequence:
- the myl9b gene encoding myosin regulatory light polypeptide 9b, producing MSSKRAKGKTTKKRPQRATSNVFAMFDQSQIQEFKEAFNMIDQNRDGFIDKEDLHDMLASLGKNPSDEYLEAMMSEAPGPINFTMFLTMFGERLNGTDPEDVIRNAFACFDEEGSGSIHEDHLRELLTTMGDRFTDEEVDELFREAPIDKKGNFNYGEFTRILKHGAKDKDDI from the exons ATGTCAAGCAAGCGAGCAAAGGGGAAGACCACTAAAAAGCGCCCTCAGAGGGCCACATCAAATGTATTTGCCATGTTTGATCAGTCACAGATCCAAGAGTTCAAGGAGGCATTTAACATGATTGACCAGAACCGAGATGGATTCATCGATAAAGAGGATCTTCATGATATGCTTGCCTCTTTAG GTAAGAACCCGTCTGACGAGTATCTTGAGGCCATGATGAGTGAAGCACCAGGCCCCATCAACTTCACCATGTTCCTCACCATGTTTGGAGAGCGGCTTAATGGAACTGACCCGGAGGATGTCATCAGGAATGCCTTTGCTTGCTTTGATGAAGAAGGATCTG GTTCCATTCATGAAGATCATCTGAGAGAGCTGTTGACCACCATGGGAGATCGTTTCACAGATGAAGAGGTGGACGAGCTTTTCAGAGAGGCTCCCATTGACAAAAAGGGCAACTTTAACTATGGCGAGTTCACCCGTATACTCAAACACGGGGCCAAGGACAAAGATGACATATAG